CATAGACCTGCGTGTGGTCCTGGCCTATGTAGGAAGTTTGATTTCAAAGCTTGCTTTACCACTTCAAGATGATAGCTGTGTTCTACGGATGACAGAACCTGTACAACAAAGCAAAGGGATCAGTTTCTTCCATAAAAACATTGGCCGTGATCTAAAAACATATGCCGAAGGAGGCCACGTCCAGCTTTTCAGAAGTGGATTTGTGCCATGTAGAATCCCAACAACACCGGTAGGACAAACCATGTCGGGAAAACCTGTCAACTTAACACATTGAGCTATCAGGAATAGATGCTGACATTTACAGCAGGACACTTACAATCAGAGCCAGAAGGAAAGAGGATGTTCTGCCCCAAGACAGAAAAACTAGTGTGCTGGTTGTCAGTAACAACAACCCTGCCACGGGAACAGCTGTGAGAGAAAACTATTACAAGACTGTCCAACACATCAAGATCAACCATGTTGGTACACTTATCCAGGGAAAACGTGAGTTGAGGATATAGTACTCAGACGCATTGGCAGCTGTAAGTTTTAACCTCTCTTTGAAGAATCGCTCCACAGAGACTACATCACAGAGAAGGTCAACGGGCCCCTTGTGGCGGGGACCGTGCCTGTAGTGATGGTCCGCCAAGGACAACTACAGGAGTTCTTCCAGGCCGATGCCTTCATCACAATAACTGACTTCCTCCGACCAAATATCTCGGCGCACTTCTGATGGTATGACCTGACGCAGCGTACATGGGTTACTTGGTGAGGAAGGCTAAACGAGGCCACCTCCACCTCTCTGTCAATCTACATTAATTCATTCGGGCCCGTCGTTCGCCTCCACCACTGTCAAGAGACTGTCTATTACAATGTAGATCAGACCTGTACAAGTGGTACTCGACATAATCATGTCATTGAGATAGTGgccacacatgcacatttaatGCACATATTGAAACACAGCTACTTGAATATTCTTCCAGCATTGGTACACTGTTAAACCCTGTAATGTGTTTCAAAGTTTTGTGGTAAACTGAAATACTGCAAATGTTTGTAGATTTTGTGAGATTTAGTTCTTTCTCTTCATCGCCATCAGGATGGTTAGCAActtaaaaaaagcataaaaactgGAACAGGACAAAAACAGCTGGCTGGCTATAAATAGTATCACAGACAGTCAGCATATAACCCTGTTTCGACTTCTGTTTGACCCCCTGCGCTCTAAGGGCATTTTCATACTGTATCTTCTTAAATGCACCATTTAAGGTTTTGCATATAACTGCCCGCATTCATATGTTCAAACAACGCAACTTTTCGTACAGTGACAGAAACATTTTTTCTAGAAGCCTTGTGTAAGAGATAATTTGCCCGCTAAGctgtgtgttaaaatgtaataacGATGTGACTTCTAAATTGGTGTTGGCGCTGTTCTACAAATGCAGCTGTAAAGCCTTAAACTGGTTTGAAATAATTAAAGTCAACAATGTTCATCCAGTTGCAACTCACAGTTTGTTATTATTACAGAGTACGATTTTGAAATGAATGTACTGTTTCCTATTGGTCCTTTGTTCTGTTAACATTGCTGTTTGCAAAGCCCTATTGCTTAATGGCAagtttgtgtgggtgtttgaGAATATAACACCCTGTTGAACCAAGGAAAGGTAATACTATATCTTCACAGAACACAACTACGCTTGCATGATTATGTTGAATGCATTAACTAACATGCGGGTGGCATTTCATAATATTATTACGACATTGGAAATGCCCTATAATTAAATTGGTCTTTAAAAAAGTGCATCCCTGTTGGTAGCACCTGCGTTGAATTAGTCTAAACATTCTTATTTCTGTCATTCAGACTTATTAAAGTACTTGACCAACTTACAAAGTTAACCGCcctaaaatagtttttatcaAATCTTACATATGTTGTTCTAGGGGTAAAATAAGATTTTTGCTGTACAATCTCAAATTGTATGCCTAGTTGAGAGGGAAAAAAGTAGTTAAAGCTTTTGgctcaaacaaaaacatatttgctGTATTTAAATATTAGTATAATGTACAGTCGTGTCACATAAATACGGGACATTGACGCATTCTCTCTTTTTTGGCTCTGTACCCACCCCAATGGATTTGAAATTAAACAAaccagatgtgtttttaactgCAGAATTTTAGCTTAATTTGAGGGATTTACATCCAAAATCAGTGACGTGAAGGAATTACAAACTTTGTATATGTGGCCTCCCTTTTTTTAACTCTGTACTCGCAGCAGGCGGCTTGCTTAGGCAGATAGGCAActgctaagggcgcaaaccaccaTGGGGCTCCCTGCTGTGCTGTCCTATACGGCACCttaattaacaaaaaacagaaagccCGACTTTCTTTACCTGCATCTACTCTCATAATGTNNNNNNNNNNNNNNNNNNNNNNNNNGTCTCCTGTTTGCCCATCTACATTAGCCGATGTGAAATATCATGAAGAAGTGATTCCAGATGAAAAGCCCATAGTCCTGCTGTGGTCCTGGCCTCTTGGAGTGAAGTTTGATTTCAAAGCNNNNNNNNNNCACTTCAAGATTGATAGCTGTGTTCTGACGGATGACAGAAACCTGTACAACAAAGCAAAGGGAGTCATTTTCTTCCATAAAAACATTGCCGGTGATCTAAAAAACATGCCGCAGGAGCCACGTCCAGCTTTTCAGAAGTGGATTTGGTACCATGTAGAATCCCCAACAAACACGGGTAGGACACCAGGTCTGGAAAACCTGTTCAACTTAACATNNNNNNNNNNNNNNNNNNNNNNCATTACAGCAAGGAACGAGCTTACAATCAGGAAGACAGAAATGAAAGAGGACTTTGTTCTGCCCAAGAAAGACAAACTAGTGTGCTGGATTGTCAGTAACAACAACCCTGCCACNNNNNNNNNNGAACAGCTGTGAGAGAAAACTATTACAAGGAACTGTCCAAACACATCAAGATCAACCTGTTTGGTACAGCTTATACAGGGAAACGTTTGAGTTATGAGGAGTATTACTCAACCATTGGCAGCTGTAAGTTTTACCTCTCATTTGAGAACTCGCTCCACAGAGACTACATCACAGAGAAGGTCAACGGGCCCCTTGTGGCGGGGACAGTGCCTGTAGTGATGGGTCCGCCAAGAGAAAACTACGAGGAGTTCCTTCCAGCCGATGCCTTCATTCACATAAATGACTTCCCCGACGCAAAGTCTCTGGCTAACTTTCTGCTGGGTATGACGGACGCAGCGTACATGCGTTACTTTGAGTGGAGGAAGTTCTACGAGGCCACTCCTCNNNNNNNNNNAATCTACAATGAATTCATTCAGCCCATCTGTCTCGCCTGCCACCACATGTCAAGAGACGTCTATTACAATGTAGATCATGACCTGTACAAGTGGTACTCGACATAATAAATGTCATTGAGATAGTggctcacacatgcacattaaTGNNNNNNNNNNAACACAAGCTACTTGAATATTCTGCCATCATTTGGTACATGTTAAACACTGTAATGTGTTCAAAGTTGTTGTGGTAAACTGAAATAAGCTGCAAAATGGTTTGTAGATTTTGTGAATTTAGTTTCTCTTCATCGCCAGCAGATggttagcatagcttagcataaagactggaaacaggaaaaaaacagctggCCTGGCTATAAATAGTATCACAGACAGTCAAGCATATAACCCTGTGTTTATACTTCTGTTTGACCCCCTGAGCtctaagggcattttcacatactgtatcttCTTAAATGCACCATTTTAAGGTTTTTGCATATAACTGACCCCCATTTCAtatgttcagaacaaactcaaCTTTTCGTACAGTGACAGAAACATTTTTTCTAGAGCATTGTGTAAAGAGATAATTTGACGCTAAAGctgtgtgttaaaatgtaataacatgTGACTTCATTAAATTGGTTGTTGGCGCTGGTTCTTACAAAATGCAGCTGTAAGcctaaactggtttgaaataattaaagtaaaacaaatgttcATCCAAGTTGCAACTCAGCAGTTTGTTATTAGTTAACAGAGTAACGATTTTGAAATGATGTACTGTTTCCTATTGGtcatttttctgtttaaccatTGTCTGTTTGCAAAGCCCTNNNNNNNNNNTGGCAagtttgtgtgggtgtttgagaatataacaacacatgTTGAACCAAAGAAAGGTAATACTAATCTATAGAACAAGACTTGCATGATTGATGTTGAAATGCATTAACTAAACATGACCATTTCATTAAATATGATTAAAGACATTAGGAAATGCACTATAAttaaattttctttaaaaaagtgcATCCTCATGTTGGTACACCTGCTGTTGGAATTAGTCTAAACATATCCTTATTTCTGTCTTTCAGACTTTTAAAGTACAATTGACCAACTAACAAAAGTTAACCCATAAAATAGTTTGTATCAAATAATTACATATGTTGGGCTAGggtaaaattaagatttttgcctGTACAAATCAAAATCTGTAGGTGCCTATGTTTAGAGTGAAAAAAGTAGTTAAAATCTTTTTGgactcaaacaaaaacatatttgctGTATTTAAATATTAGGAATAATGTACAGTCGGGTCCATAAATATCGGGACATTGACACAATTCTCATCTTTTTGGCTCTGTACACcaccacaatggatttgaaattaaacaaacaagatgtgtTTTAACTGCAGAATTTTAGCTTTAATTTGAGGGGATTTACATCCAAATCAAGTGAACGGTGAAGGAATTACAACAGTTTGTATATGTGCCTCCCATTTTTTAACCTGTACCTCGCAagcagggccggcctgtggcttaggcagtataggcaaatgctaagggcgcaaacccCAGGGCCCCGCCTGTGCTGTACCATAACGtccaccttaattaaaaaaaataagccaCTTCTTTTACCTCATCTtaatctcataatgtcaaagcgtcctaaactgtctggtgcccaggggggaaaaaaagaaaagtaaggaggaaaaaacgtgacaaagacagaggtaatgttacagtaaaggtgatgaTGATATGATATTATTTGCTGTTGgcagaacaatgatcgatatagcattagccgttagcatgacatagttggctaatcacATAAAGAggagcgctatctgttagttttaacatcagttaacgTTATGGAAGGGCATAGTTGTTGGAAAATTGTGATTTAAATGCCCCCCCCTCTTGCCATCCTCAGgcaaatgtgtatatatattagatttattAAGCAGATATTATAATGTTAATTGCATTGACATGGTTATTCTACCTTTTCCCAGGTGGTAATAGTCATTCAAAATACTATTAATTTTTCATACTTATAAGCCTAGCTATTAGCTGTGTTATAGCTTCATATGATGCGATGGTGTGCCGAGCATTCATGTTAAACTATGTTAGTGTAAAATTACATCATAATGTTACAGCAAGTTAGCATTCCCACATGCATAGTATATTATTCTGCAGTTTACATCCATGCATTATTTAATTAGCATTCACTGTAATAACACTATAATTACAGTATATAATTTTTTAATCCAAAattattattgtatattataaACAATAGTTTACATCATGCATGCATCTCtttttgttatattatttaatttaatttactttttcttGAAATAATGTGTATTATTAGACTGGGGTCCATATTCCTCTTCTGTCTTCAGATGCACTGCTGAGGTTTCTCAGTCAAAACCCCTGCAAATCATCTCACTcgcagcagcacacacccaGCACTGAAGAAGCAGCATCAAGTGCCCCTCTGTTGCTCCAGTAGACCGGCTGACTGGCCACATCCTTAACTGATAAGGTACGAACAGAGTTGGTTACAGAGGTCATTTCAAGTAGAAAATAGCTTACATTCCCTAAACACAAAAGACGGGCCGAAGGGTTGTCAGCATGACTATGTATATCAGACTCTTATATCAATGGATGGAAAAAGTCGGTAAGAAGTGGGTCTAGTACTCTAAAAAAGAACATAGCTTGCACTGCTTCTGTGCAAACTTTTCTATAAAGAGAGTACAAACTTAACAGGGGAAGGGAcgtaaagactggaaaaaatGCAAGGTCACTTGTGCCCCAAGGTCCATGCGTATAGCCAGGAGCATAATGATCACATTGTGCAACATGTGCAAGTTAATACTTTCGTAGGGTATGATATTGCATTACGTTATGTCACTGTTTAAACTGTTGTGGTAGTATTTTAATGTGTATATCTAATACTTTGTATATAAGTATTATATTTGTATGTCAGAATGAGTTcaatttgtttatttacttGTAATTTagttagtttgttttttggagATATGTGTTTTATGTAAACGTAAATGGTCAAGTCAGTCTTTTAGTTCTTGTGAGTCTGTAATAGCCCAGACATGCAAGTACTGTCCACAGTGGACAAGGGGGGCCACCTACAAATCTTGCTAGGGTGCACCATATTGTTAGGGCCGGGGGCCTGGAGATAACCAATATTTCTCATGAAGGCAAATCTGGACTAATCCACATTGTAGCACAACGTTCATCTTGTTGCCAGGTTGTTATGCAAATACTATGAAGTTACTTATTATGAGAGAATGGGTCCGCCTTGTTAACCTATTGATTATAAAACACCTGTCTGAGAGGTGATCTCAGAAAACATAGATATAACAACCTTCCAGCATGTGGCTTACAGCAAGGTGGTTGACCACCAGCAAgtcactgtattttattttggggAAGAGTGatatttgcaggtagtgtgggcTGAGCGGGTATGAATTGGAGCTTTGGATTAAGGCTCTAGTCTCTTGGAGGCGCGTGGTTTGCAAATCCATACCACTGCCATTTGCTTGAAATGTCTTACAATTGCACCAATCCTTGCTGAGGATTAGCAAAACTTGCACTTTCCAGGCAacttggagtagagtttaccaaggagGCTACAAGCAGTTGTTGCTACTCTGTAATTGGGAAGATGCACATTCTTCCGTTGAGAGGAGGGGACCATccaccaccctggtctgccactccttaggcaacTGCCACAGaactccacgcaatgttgagaGTTGTGTCACCAAGACAGCTCTCCTTACAATATTTCTCAGAACAAATTAATAATCCCTGGGGCCTAATGTGGGAGTTTCTTTTACTGATTGCTAAATACATTAGGATCTGCTTGTTGTATGGTCACAAACACAGGAGCATTATCAGATAAGTCTAAGCTTGACGCCCTACGAGGGGTTTGTATCCAGCAGACCACAGGGCAGTGGACCTACAATATTGCAACTGTTTGCCCCGTGTCTGGTATTACTAATCAACATTGAATTAGGTTATGAAACACTGCAAACAGGTATCTAGCACACTTTGGAAGCAGTAACAACATTTCTGACAAACCCTACATAGACGTCTTACATTTTCCAACCAAGGTCTCCTTCTCTTGGAGTTTAGGGGAGATGGGGGGCCATGTGGACCAAAGGACGGGCTCTGACACACAAGAGAGGGATATTCCTtagggtgaggaggatgaagaacgAGGTGGGAGGCTGGATGAGAGAAGAAAATCACCGGAAACAtaaaaggggaagagagaggagcaCAGCTTCAGAAGTGAAGCAAGCCTGGATCTGTGCATGGGCGATTCAATTGACTTGCGACACCTACCAGGTTTGGATGAAGAACGGTTCTACTATTGTCAAAGCAATTGACAATGTGTCTACAACTTTCATTTGTAGTTACTGCTCTGGTGGTGCTTAAAATGGGCTTTCTGCtgtcaaatgtcttttttgttgtCAATATAGTGccgatgttttttatttttgaccagAGCTAACGTTTTAGAATGCATGGCATGGTATACTATGATACagtggtgtgca
Above is a window of Etheostoma spectabile isolate EspeVRDwgs_2016 chromosome 14, UIUC_Espe_1.0, whole genome shotgun sequence DNA encoding:
- the LOC116702039 gene encoding alpha-(1,3)-fucosyltransferase 9-like, which translates into the protein HFKIDSCVLTDDRNLYNKAKGVIFFHKNIAGDLKNMPQEPRPAFQKWIWYHVESPTNTGRTPGLENLFNLTVRENYYKELSKHIKINLFGTAYTGKRLSYEEYYSTIGSCKFYLSFENSLHRDYITEKVNGPLVAGTVPVVMGPPRENYEEFLPADAFIHINDFPDAKSLANFLLGMTDAAYMRYFEWRKFYEATP